A region from the Medicago truncatula cultivar Jemalong A17 chromosome 6, MtrunA17r5.0-ANR, whole genome shotgun sequence genome encodes:
- the LOC11417665 gene encoding probable WRKY transcription factor 19 produces the protein MTHHVRVLVDESLIKISAPDPYYTSYIVTLHDLIEYMGIEIVRQESIKEPGERTRLWRHDDIAHVLKQNTGTSKIEMIYLNCSSMEPININEKAFKKMKKLKTLIIEKGYFSKGLKYLPKSLIVLKWKGFTSEPLSFCFSFKKKLMNLRILTFDCSDYLTHIPDVSGLPELIRLSFQNCKNLTTIHNSVGYLYKLEILDATMCRKLKSFPPLCLPSLKKLELHFCRSLKSFPELLCKMSNIKEIWLCDTSIEEMPFSFKNLNELQKLVIMDKNFKILPKCLSECHYLEHLYLDYCESLEEIRGIPPNLTNLYAEGCKSLSSSSRRMLLSQRLHDAGCNNIVLPTGTEGIPDWFEHQVRGHNSISFWLCKKIPSITCIILIPEFAAIKKFNLFVNGNELIGSGYLFDYKGTVLPSEHAFLFDMNLDDHIDESFGNKPELYEAFKNNEWNHVELNWITEKDDHVSAQMGIHVSWEGDVIFTDPYIIERRYNERRGERNIKQWTR, from the exons ATGACACATCATGTTAGAGTGTTGGTTGATGAATCTCTCATAAAGATTAGTGCTCCAGATCCATACTACACTTCTTATATTGTTACATTACATGACTTGATAGAGTATATGGGTATAGAAATAGTCCGACAAGAATCAATTAAAGAGCCTGGAGAGCGCACTAGGTTGTGGCGTCATGATGATATAGCTcatgttttaaaacaaaacaca ggAACTagtaaaattgaaatgatatatCTGAATTGTTCCTCAATGGAACCCATCAACATCAATGAAAAGGCCTTTAAGAAGATGAAAAAACTCAAAACACTTATCATTGAAAAGGGCTATTTTTCTAAAGGTCTCAAGTATCTTCCAAAAAGTTTGATAGTATTGAAATGGAAAGGATTTACTTCGGAGCctctatcattttgtttttcattcaag AAGAAGCTCATGAACCTGAGAATCTTGACCTTTGACTGTAGTGACTATTTAACTCATATACCTGATGTTTCAGGTCTTCCAGAATTAATAAGGCTCTCATttcaaaattgtaaaaatttaaCTACAATTCACAATTCAGTTGGGTACCTTTATAAACTTGAAATCTTAGATGCGACCATGTGCAGGAAGCTCAAGAGTTTTCCACCCTTATGTCTGCCGTCTCTTAAGAAATTGGAACTCCATTTTTGTAGGAGTCTCAAGAGTTTTCCAGAATTATTATGCAAGATGTCAAATATAAAAGAGATTTGGTTATGTGATACTTCCATAGAAGAAATgccattttcatttaaaaatctcAATGAACTTCAAAAGTTAGTAATAATggacaaaaatttcaaaattcttcccAAGTGCCTTAGTGAATGTCACTATCTTGAGCATCTTTATTTGGATTACTGTGAGTCTCTTGAGGAAATTAGAGGGATTCCACCCAATCTAACAAATCTTTATGCAGAAGGATGTAAATCATTGAGTTCCTCAAGTAGAAGAATGTTATTGAGTCag CGACTGCACGATGCTGGTTGCAACAATATTGTTTTGCCAACCGGAACAGAGGGGATTCCAGATTGGTTCGAGCATCAAGTCAGGGGACACAACTCAATTTCTTTCTGGTTATGTAAAAAGATCCCTTCTATAACTTGTATTATTCTTATTCCGGAATTTGCGGcgattaaaaaattcaatttgtttGTCAATGGCAATGAACTTATTGGTTCTGGCTATCTTTTCGATTATAAGGGGACAGTTCTGCCGTCGGAACATGCATTTTTGTTTGATATGAATTTGGATGACCATATTGACGAGAGTTTTGGAAATAAGCCTGAACTGTACGAagcatttaaaaataatgaatggaACCATGTAGAGCTTAATTGGATCACGGAGAAGGATGATCATGTTAGTGCACAAATGGGAATCCACGTGTCATGGGAGGGGGATGTGATATTCACCGATCCTTATATTATAGAGAGAAGATATAATGaaagaagaggagaaagaaaTATTAAACAGTGGACAAGATGA
- the LOC11417281 gene encoding disease resistance protein RPV1, giving the protein MAMQSPSSSTSISYEYKYQVFLSFRGSDTRYGFTGNLYKALTDKGINTFIDKNGLQRGDEITPSLLKAIEESRIFIPVFSINYASSSFCLDELVHIIHCYKTKGRLVLPVFFGVEPTVVRHRKGSYGEALAEHEKRFQNDPKNMERLQGWKKALSQAANLSGYHDSPPGYEYKLIGKIVKYISNKISRQPLHVATYPVGLQSRVQQVKSLLDEGSDDGVHMVGIYGIGGLGKSTLARQIYNFVADQFEGSCFLHDVRENSAQNNLKYLQEKLLLKTTGLEIKLDHVSEGIPVIKERLCRKKILLILDDVDNLKQLHALAGGLDWFGCGSRVIITTRNKDLLSSHGIESTHAVEGLNETEALELLRWMAFKSDKVPSGYEDILNRAVAYAFGLPLVLEVVGSNLFGKSIEDWKHTLDGYDRIPNKEIQKILKVSYDALEEEEQSVFLDIACCFKGYQWKEFEDILCAHYDHCITHHLGVLAGKSLVKISTYYPSGSINDVRLHDLIKDMGKEVVRQESPKEPGERSRLWRQEDIIHVLKENTGTSKIEMIYMNLHSMESVIDKKGKAFKKMTKLKTLIIENGLFSGGLKYLPSSLRVLKWKGCLSKCLSSSILNKKFQNMKVLTLDYCEYLTHIPDVSGLSNLEKLSFTCCDNLITIHNSIGHLNKLEWLSAYGCRKLEHFRPLGLASLKKLILYECECLDNFPELLCKMAHIKEIDISNTSIGELPFSFQNLSELHELTVTSGMKFPKIVFSNMTKLSLSFFNLSDECLPIVLKWCVNMTHLDLSFSNFKILPECLRECHHLVEINVMCCESLEEIRGIPPNLKELCARYCKSLSSSSRRMLMSQKLHEAGCTKIYFPNGREGIPDWFEHQSRGPIISFWFRKEIPSITCIFILPKGNEYATSVNVFVNGYEIEIGCYWSLFFFTDHTTLFHTSKLNELIKTQCEYNIEKGLLKNEWIYVEFKLKDHENSVYAQRGIHVWNEKSNTEEENVVFTDPCITKTKSDEYLNQSNNTSLSQFEPPLKKQRLVEVGVSETEEDINASLQQQELMKEEQRKTWGTF; this is encoded by the exons ATGGCTATGCAATCACCTTCCTCTTCCACTTCAATTTCCTATGAGTACAAATACCAAGTATTCCTCAGTTTCAGAGGAAGTGACACTCGGTACGGTTTCACCGGGAATCTCTACAAGGCTCTTACTGACAAGGGAATCAACACCTTCATTGATAAGAATGGTCTTCAAAGAGGAGATGAAATCACACCATCACTTCTCAAGGCCATTGAAGAGTCTAGGATTTTTATTCCTGTGTTTTCTATCAACTATGCctcttcttcattttgtttggaCGAACTTGTCCACATCATTCACTGCTACAAGACAAAGGGTCGCCTCGTTCTGCCTGTTTTCTTTGGTGTGGAACCTACTGTTGTGCGACATCGTAAAGGTAGTTATGGTGAAGCATTGGCTGAGCATGAAAAGAGGTTTCAAAATGATCCGAAAAACATGGAGAGGTTGCAAGGATGGAAAAAGGCTCTGAGCCAGGCTGCTAACTTGTCCGGCTACCATGATAGTCCTCCTGG ATATGAATACAAGCTTATTGGAAAGATAGTCAAATACATCTCCAACAAGATCAGTCGACAGCCCTTACATGTTGCCACTTACCCTGTTGGATTGCAGTCTCGAGTACAACAAGTGAAATCGCTTCTTGATGAGGGATCCGATGATGGGGTCCATATGGTTGGAATTTATGGCATTGGAGGTTTGGGGAaatcaacacttgcaagacaaatCTATAATTTTGTTGCAGATCAATTCGAAGGTTCATGTTTTCTTCATGATGTGAGAGAGAATTCAGCTCAAAATAACTTGAAATATCTCCAAGAGAAGctccttttaaaaacaacagGTTTGGAAATTAAGTTAGACCATGTTAGTGAGGGAATTCCAGTCATAAAGGAAAGATTATGTAGAAAGAAGATTCTTTTGATTCTCGATGATGTTGACAATTTGAAGCAACTGCATGCTTTGGCTGGAGGACTTGATTGGTTCGGATGTGGAAGCAGAGTCATCATTACCACTCGAAACAAAGACTTACTAAGCAGTCATGGCATAGAAAGTACACATGCAGTAGAAGGGTTGAATGAGACAGAAGCTCTTGAATTGTTGAGGTGGATGGCTTTTAAAAGTGATAAAGTTCCTTCAGGTTACGAAGACATTTTAAACCGTGCAGTTGCATATGCTTTTGGCCTTCCGTTAGTTTTAGAAGTAGTGGGTTCTAACTTGTTTGGAAAGAGCATAGAAGATTGGAAGCATACATTAGATGGGTATGACAGGATTCCCAATAAAGAGATCCAAAAGATACTTAAGGTGAGCTATGATGCTTTGGAAGAAGAGGAGCAGAGTGTCTTTCTTGACATCGCTTGCTGCTTCAAAGGATATCAATGGAAGGAGTTCGAAGATATACTTTGTGCTCATTATGACCATTGCATAACACATCATCTAGGAGTGTTGGCTGGAAAATCTCTCGTTAAGATTAGTACTTATTACCCTTCGGGATCTATTAATGATGTGAGATTACATGACTTGATAAAGGACATGGGTAAAGAAGTCGTCCGACAAGAATCACCTAAAGAGCCTGGAGAACGAAGTAGGTTATGGCGTCAAGAAGATATAATTcatgttttaaaagaaaacact GGAACTagtaaaattgaaatgatatatATGAATCTCCACTCCATGGAATCCGTGATAGACAAGAAAGGAAAGGCCTTCAAGAAGATGACAAAACTGAAAACACTTATCATTGAAAATGGCCTTTTTTCTGGAGGTCTCAAGTATCTTCCAAGCAGTTTGCGTGTATTGAAATGGAAAGGATGTTTATCGAAGTGTCTGTCATCTAGTATTTTAAACAAG AAGTTTCAGAATATGAAAGTCTTGACATTGGACTATTGTGAATATTTAACACATATACCCGATGTCTCAGGCCTTTCAAATTTAGAAAAGTTATCGTTTACATGTTGTGATAATTTAATTACAATTCACAATTCTATTGGACACCTAAATAAACTTGAATGGTTAAGTGCATATGGTTGCAGAAAGCTCGAACATTTTCGACCTTTAGGGTTGGCATCTCTTAAGAAATTGATACTCTATGAGTGTGAGTGTCTTGATAATTTTCCAGAATTATTATGCAAGATGGCACATATAAAAGAGATTGATATATCTAATACTTCCATAGGAGAACTgccattttcatttcaaaatctcaGTGAACTTCATGAGTTAACAGTGACATCTGGAATGAAGTTCCCAAAAATAGTGTTTTCAAATATGACAAAgctttctctctcctttttcaACCTCTCAGATGAATGTCTCCCAATAGTTCTCAAGTGGTGTGTTAATATGACACATCTAGACTTATCATTTagcaatttcaaaattcttcctGAGTGCCTTCGTGAATGTCACCATCTTGTTGAAATTAATGTGATGTGCTGCGAGTCTCTTGAGGAAATTAGAGGGATTCCACCAAATCTAAAAGAGCTTTGTGCTAGATATTGTAAATCATTGAGTTCCTCAAGTAGAAGAATGTTAATGAGTCAG AAACTACATGAGGCGGGATGCACCAAGATTTATTTCCCAAATGGAAGAGAGGGGATACCAGATTGGTTTGAGCACCAAAGCAGGGGACCCATAATTTCTTTCTGGTTTCGTAAAGAAATCCCTTCAATAACTTGTATATTTATTCTTCCGAAAGGCAATGAGTATGCCACAAGTGTCAATGTTTTTGTGAATGGATATGAAATTGAGATAGGTTGTTATTGGTCTCTCTTTTTCTTCACGGACCATACAACTTTGTTTCATACCTCAAAATTGAATGAACTCATTAAAACACAATGCGAGTATAATATAGAGAAAGgacttttgaaaaatgaatggaTCTATGTGGAGTTTAAGTTGAAGGATCATGAGAATAGTGTTTATGCACAAAGGGGAATCCACGTGTGGAATGAGAAAAGCAACACGGAGGAGGAGAATGTGGTATTCACAGATCCTTGTATTACAAAGACAAAATCAGATGAATATCTCAATCAGAGCAATAATACTTCATTATCACAATTTGAGCCTCCTCTAAAAAAGCAAAGATTGGTGGAAGTTGGAGTTTCAGAGACAGAGGAGGATATCAATGCTTCATTGCAACAACAGGAATTGATGAAAGAGGAACAAAGAAAGACATGGGGTACATTCTGA